From Brienomyrus brachyistius isolate T26 chromosome 21, BBRACH_0.4, whole genome shotgun sequence, the proteins below share one genomic window:
- the LOC125717150 gene encoding fibroblast growth factor 22-like, with product MPSRTAYSAGLLPVSATQAHAPTYAPITLLCLLLLLRISTISGVLLGASVGHKPQGTAGHLSWAQGRQTRSYGHLEGETRLRRLYSATRFFLSIDTKGRVSGTRKNNHTDCLMEIRSVSTGVVVIRSVSTGLYLAMSKRGDLYGSVAYTAAECQFRERIEENGYNTYAARQWSLKGRPMFVSLGTRGKPRSGRKARRRHRSTHFLPMPPI from the exons ATGCCCAGCCGGACCGCTTACAGTGCCGGTCTGCTCCCTGTATCCGCCACCCAAGCCCATGCCCCCACCTATGCCCCCATCACCCTGCTgtgcctgctgctgctgctgagaATCAGCACCATCTCCGGGGTCCTGTTGGGTGCCAGTGTGGGGCACAAGCCGCAGGGGACGGCGGGCCATCTCTCCTGGGCGCAGGGGCGCCAGACCCGCAGCTACGGCCACCTGGAGGGGGAGACACGACTGCGGAGGCTGTATTCGGCCACGCGCTTCTTCCTGAGCATCGACACCAAGGGACGGGTAAGCGGCACCCGGAAGAACAACCACACCGACT GCCTGATGGAAATACGATCCGTCAGCACAGGAGTCGTCGTCATCAGGTCTGTCAGCACGGGGCTGTATTTGGCCATGTCCAAAAGAGGGGATCTCTATGGATCG GTGGCATACACTGCAGCGGAATGCCAGTTCCGGGAACGCATTGAGGAGAACGGCTACAACACATACGCGGCCCGCCAATGGAGCCTCAAAGGACGGCCGATGTTTGTGTCACTGGGGACTCGGGGGAAACCCCGGAGCGGCCGCAAGGCCCGCCGTCGCCACCGGTCTACCCACTTCCTGCCCATGCCGCCCATATAA
- the zmp:0000000521 gene encoding spindlin-W, with translation MSKKKGRKRSSGELGDTLTPDPNNMVGMRIQHSWREKGALTKWKGTVLDRLTVNNSLFMVKYDGFDCVYGIELFKDARVSNLQVLTEKVVNNKIKVPHDAEELVGKAVEHLFEKEDGEKNEWRGMVLSRAPIMTNWYYITYEKDPVLYMYQLWDDYKDGDLRILPEAENKHLLPADRKPGEEIESLVGKQVEYVTDKGVKRTGLVIYQVPAKPSVYYIKYDDDFHIHVYDLVKTT, from the exons ATGTCCAAGAAAAAAGGCAG GAAACGCAGCAGTGGGGAGCTGGGCGACACCCTGACTCCTGACCCCAACAACATGGTGGGCATGCGGATCCAGCACAGCTGGCGGGAGAAGGGCGCTCTCACCAAGTGGAAGGGCACCGTCCTCGACCGCTTGACCGTCAACAACTCGCTCTTCATGGTCAAGTACGACGGCTTCGATTGCGTCTACGGCATCGAGCTCTTCAAAGATGCTCGGGTCTCCAACCTGCAGGTCCTCACTGAGAAAGTCG TGAACAATAAGATCAAGGTCCCTCACGATGCAGAGGAGCTAGTGGGCAAAGCGGTGGAGCATCTATTTGAGAAGGAAGATGGAGAAAAGAATGAATGGAGGGGAATGGTGCTCTCTCGAGCTCCCATCATGACCAACTGGTACTACATCACCTATGAGAAGGACCCTGTGCTCTACATGTACCAGCTCTGGGACGACTACAAGGATGGAGACCTGCGTATTTTACCCGAAGCAG AGAACAAGCACCTACTCCCAGCTGACAGGAAGCCAGGGGAAGAGATAGAGAGCCTCGTGGGTAAGCAGGTGGAGTACGTTACTGACAAGGGCGTGAAGAGAACCGGCTTAGTCATCTACCAGGTTCCTGCCAAGCCGTCAGTCTACTACATCAAATACGACGATGACTTTCATATCCATGTCTATGACCTGGTCAAGACGACCTAA